In one Clostridia bacterium genomic region, the following are encoded:
- a CDS encoding nucleoside hydrolase: protein MDNEKKPVIIFDTDMDTDCDDAGALAMLLEAHLQNKIELIGMVSDSVCAYAAPCCEAIAQSYGVSVPVGTLYVKDYAEAERFDAYRAHSAKCARESRDYNRVFAEQIDKTDQDYPSAVSVYRKLLAQAEDESVTMLCVGMLTAIAETLKTKADDISPLSGVELFRKKVKKVITMGNPEKVNDFNWGMDAQSTKTFFELCPVPIYISAQGKTIVTGAHLGEFLEADHPVRQAYSIWLGAENTGRASWDLIASLYAIHPDTPHLKCHDFGKCSYDTENKVTLVEKVHNSPCKTLHITCTDEQMTEILNDCMLGAF from the coding sequence ATGGATAACGAAAAAAAGCCTGTTATTATTTTTGACACGGATATGGACACCGATTGTGACGATGCCGGTGCGCTTGCTATGCTTTTAGAGGCGCATTTGCAAAATAAAATCGAACTGATTGGCATGGTTTCTGATTCGGTGTGTGCCTATGCCGCACCTTGCTGTGAAGCTATCGCGCAAAGCTATGGCGTTTCTGTGCCCGTGGGTACGCTTTATGTTAAAGATTATGCCGAAGCAGAACGTTTTGATGCGTATCGCGCGCATAGTGCAAAATGTGCAAGGGAGAGCAGAGATTATAACCGTGTATTTGCTGAGCAGATTGACAAAACTGATCAAGATTATCCCTCAGCCGTATCCGTTTATCGTAAGCTTTTAGCACAAGCTGAGGATGAAAGCGTCACCATGCTTTGTGTGGGTATGCTTACCGCAATTGCGGAAACACTAAAAACAAAAGCGGACGATATAAGTCCGCTTTCAGGTGTGGAGTTGTTCCGTAAAAAAGTCAAAAAAGTGATCACCATGGGCAATCCCGAAAAGGTAAATGATTTTAACTGGGGTATGGATGCTCAATCCACAAAGACGTTTTTTGAGCTTTGTCCCGTACCGATTTATATTAGTGCACAAGGCAAAACGATTGTAACGGGGGCGCATCTTGGCGAATTTTTAGAAGCCGACCACCCGGTACGACAAGCATATTCTATCTGGCTTGGGGCAGAAAACACGGGACGCGCCAGTTGGGACTTAATTGCCTCGCTTTATGCTATCCATCCCGACACACCGCACCTTAAATGCCACGATTTCGGTAAGTGTAGTTACGATACAGAAAACAAAGTCACACTTGTTGAGAAAGTGCACAATTCGCCATGCAAAACCTTGCATATAACCTGCACAGATGAACAAATGACCGAAATCTTAAACGATTGTATGCTGGGCGCTTTTTAA
- a CDS encoding ABC transporter ATP-binding protein, which produces MLKRFISYYKPHKKMFALDMLAALLISLIGMVYPIVTNKMLNEFIPDKMYSAIVISGIVVLALYTARMLLNYFVQFYGHMIGVKMQSQMRKDLFAHLQKLPFKYYDNNETGRIMTRITSDLFEVCELAHHGPENILISTIMIVLSFSYLFTIDRILTLIIFTCVPILVVVAMKLRRAMKQAFQDRRTSNAIINASVESSITGIRVTKAYTNAKTEVEKFEKGDVQFVDASRRAYNAMAKFHSSTTFITDVFNVLILIAGGLFLYAGRISFGDYSTFIVSVNIFIQPVNTLIGFMEQFQNGISGFKRFVEVLEEEPESDAPDAKELTDIRGEIEFEHVTYSYDKTKEVLHDVNLKLEKGRKLALVGPSGGGKTTLCHLLPNFYKLKDGSGTIKIDGQDIKKLTLDSVRKNIGIVQQDVFLFVGTIRENIMYGRPDATEEEMIEAAKRANIHDYIQTLPDGYDAEIGERGVKLSGGQKQRLSIARVFLKDPAILILDEATSALDNTTEVLIQQALDELCEGRTTLVVAHRLSTIRNADEIAVVMDGRITERGTHEELMALDGTYKNLYALQFRDNDIFE; this is translated from the coding sequence ATGTTAAAACGGTTTATCAGCTATTACAAGCCGCACAAAAAAATGTTTGCATTAGATATGCTTGCGGCATTATTAATTTCGCTGATTGGTATGGTTTATCCCATTGTGACCAACAAAATGCTGAATGAGTTTATACCTGACAAAATGTATTCAGCGATTGTAATATCAGGTATTGTTGTGTTGGCACTATATACGGCACGAATGCTGTTGAATTATTTTGTGCAGTTTTACGGACACATGATTGGGGTTAAAATGCAGTCGCAAATGCGAAAGGATTTGTTTGCGCATTTACAAAAACTGCCGTTTAAGTATTACGACAATAATGAAACAGGTCGCATCATGACCCGTATAACCAGTGACTTGTTTGAGGTTTGCGAGCTTGCGCACCACGGCCCGGAAAACATTTTAATCAGTACAATTATGATTGTGCTGTCTTTTTCCTATCTGTTTACCATCGACCGGATTTTAACCCTCATTATTTTTACTTGCGTACCTATTTTAGTGGTGGTTGCCATGAAGCTCCGCAGAGCTATGAAGCAGGCGTTTCAGGACAGACGGACAAGCAACGCAATCATCAATGCGTCGGTGGAAAGCAGTATAACGGGTATTCGTGTAACCAAAGCATACACCAATGCAAAAACAGAGGTGGAAAAGTTTGAAAAGGGGGATGTTCAGTTTGTGGATGCCTCCAGACGCGCTTATAATGCTATGGCGAAATTTCATTCTTCGACAACCTTTATTACAGACGTGTTTAATGTATTGATTTTAATCGCAGGCGGTCTGTTTTTGTACGCAGGACGTATTTCTTTTGGTGATTATTCTACCTTTATTGTGTCTGTGAACATTTTTATTCAGCCCGTGAATACTTTAATCGGCTTCATGGAGCAGTTCCAGAACGGTATCAGCGGATTTAAGCGCTTTGTAGAGGTTTTAGAGGAAGAACCCGAATCGGATGCACCTGATGCAAAAGAGCTTACCGATATCCGTGGAGAAATCGAATTTGAACACGTAACCTATTCGTATGATAAAACGAAAGAGGTTTTGCATGATGTAAACTTAAAACTGGAAAAGGGAAGAAAGCTCGCCTTAGTCGGACCTTCGGGTGGCGGTAAGACAACCCTCTGTCATTTGTTGCCGAACTTTTATAAATTAAAAGACGGCTCAGGTACCATAAAAATTGACGGTCAGGACATTAAAAAGCTTACATTGGATTCGGTGCGTAAAAATATCGGTATTGTACAGCAGGACGTATTTTTGTTTGTGGGTACCATTCGCGAAAATATTATGTACGGCAGACCCGATGCCACCGAAGAAGAGATGATTGAGGCGGCAAAGCGCGCAAACATTCACGACTACATTCAAACGCTCCCGGACGGCTATGATGCAGAAATCGGGGAGCGGGGCGTAAAGCTCTCGGGCGGTCAGAAGCAACGCCTCAGCATTGCGCGTGTATTCTTGAAAGACCCTGCAATTTTAATTTTGGATGAAGCGACCTCGGCACTGGATAACACTACCGAAGTGCTGATTCAGCAGGCTTTAGATGAGCTTTGTGAGGGCAGAACCACTTTGGTAGTGGCACACCGCCTTTCCACCATCCGTAATGCGGACGAGATTGCGGTTGTTATGGATGGTCGCATCACCGAGCGCGGTACACATGAGGAATTGATGGCTTTAGATGGCACTTATAAAAACCTCTATGCGCTGCAATTCCGTGATAACGATATTTTTGAGTGA
- a CDS encoding histidine phosphatase family protein, which produces MIFYYVRHGDPIYNPDSLTPLGHRQAEAVGRRLSQHGLDKIFASTSNRAILTATPTAEMLKKEITTLEFANENLAWAELTVERNGKKTWIFGDDQIRKLFSDPSVLSLGFDWFTHPELAPYEKGIKRVQNEVNGFFKALGYEHIQNTGTYKVLASNNERVAMFAHQGFGIAFLSAVLDIPYPLVAMHMDMSHSDVTVIEFAEKDGIAVPKMLMLSNDSHLYKEGLPTKYNNSMYL; this is translated from the coding sequence ATGATTTTTTACTATGTACGACACGGAGATCCGATTTATAATCCGGATTCCTTAACGCCACTTGGGCACAGGCAGGCAGAAGCGGTAGGCAGGAGACTTTCTCAGCACGGGCTGGACAAGATTTTTGCATCCACTTCAAATCGTGCAATTTTAACTGCCACGCCAACAGCGGAAATGTTAAAAAAGGAGATTACAACCTTAGAATTTGCTAACGAAAACTTAGCCTGGGCAGAGCTTACGGTAGAAAGAAACGGCAAGAAAACCTGGATTTTCGGGGACGACCAAATCCGAAAGCTTTTTTCGGACCCGTCTGTTCTATCCCTTGGATTTGACTGGTTTACGCATCCCGAGCTTGCACCCTATGAAAAAGGTATAAAGCGTGTTCAAAATGAAGTGAACGGATTTTTTAAGGCTTTAGGATATGAACACATACAGAACACGGGTACGTATAAAGTGCTTGCATCTAATAATGAGCGCGTTGCAATGTTTGCACATCAGGGTTTTGGTATTGCGTTTTTAAGTGCGGTTTTAGATATTCCGTATCCGCTTGTGGCAATGCATATGGATATGAGCCATTCCGATGTTACGGTCATTGAATTTGCCGAAAAAGACGGCATAGCTGTGCCAAAAATGCTGATGCTTTCAAACGATTCGCATTTGTATAAAGAAGGCTTACCTACAAAGTATAACAACAGTATGTATCTGTAA
- a CDS encoding beta-lactamase family protein has translation MMKHTKDCIAKYMEQGHLRNIAVKVGKNGKTFAEIYKSSETELNCHTLFDMASVTKVMATTVLCYIALDKGLLKLTDKVSQFYPVPEDKKEMSVLHLLTHTMGIGHKNLVVDGNTYENIAEFILKIPSDVKIGSDTLYSCPGYILLGKILEQVFGERLDTLFTKYIANPLKLQFSSFLPTQKDNVVNSNVSEAERGIVNDYNCKFLGGVAGNAGLFSCVEDATKFVEMLLRKGAPLFSEELFLKATKNYTEACADSRALGFLYVDEKYSQTGSLFPKGSIGHCGHTGQSVFLDVKSGLYVIILSDATISISEKYGTEKYNIVMQMRQDIHNAIKTDLEGKR, from the coding sequence ATGATGAAACATACAAAGGACTGCATTGCAAAATACATGGAGCAGGGGCATTTAAGAAACATTGCGGTGAAGGTTGGGAAAAACGGCAAAACCTTTGCCGAAATATACAAATCCTCCGAAACGGAGCTTAACTGTCATACACTTTTTGATATGGCATCGGTTACAAAGGTTATGGCAACCACAGTGCTTTGTTATATTGCTTTGGATAAAGGGCTCTTGAAGCTTACGGATAAGGTGTCGCAGTTTTACCCCGTTCCCGAAGATAAAAAAGAGATGTCTGTTTTGCATTTGCTGACCCATACCATGGGCATCGGACACAAAAATCTTGTGGTAGACGGGAACACCTACGAAAATATTGCTGAATTTATACTAAAAATTCCGTCAGACGTTAAAATCGGGAGCGATACGTTATACAGCTGTCCCGGATACATATTACTTGGAAAAATCCTAGAACAGGTTTTCGGCGAAAGGCTGGATACTTTATTTACAAAGTATATTGCAAACCCACTCAAACTGCAATTTTCATCTTTCCTGCCAACTCAAAAAGACAATGTGGTAAACAGCAACGTAAGCGAAGCGGAAAGAGGAATTGTGAACGATTACAACTGCAAATTCTTGGGCGGTGTTGCAGGAAATGCGGGTCTCTTTTCCTGTGTGGAAGATGCAACTAAATTCGTTGAAATGTTACTGCGTAAAGGTGCACCGCTTTTTTCCGAAGAGCTGTTTTTAAAGGCAACAAAAAACTATACAGAAGCTTGTGCAGATTCAAGAGCCCTGGGTTTTTTATATGTAGATGAAAAGTACAGCCAGACAGGCTCTCTTTTTCCGAAAGGGAGCATAGGGCATTGCGGACATACCGGGCAATCGGTATTTTTAGACGTTAAAAGCGGTTTGTATGTTATCATTTTGTCGGACGCAACCATTTCGATTTCCGAAAAATACGGTACTGAAAAGTATAATATTGTAATGCAGATGCGTCAGGACATACACAATGCAATTAAAACAGATTTGGAGGGAAAAAGATGA
- a CDS encoding MBL fold metallo-hydrolase, whose protein sequence is MKKTYITSMPNRIGAFLKASKCFSALGINITRVSYNKAVDSHTLFIDAEGTEEQLKKADRELEKIGYLQNNNAKTSIVLLEFCLKDVPGSVTDVLTLIDRFNFNISYISSQENGTNYQYFKMGLYVDDSQKISEFLKEVEKICKVRMIDYNSSEKVYDNSIFYNTYVMGLAQTMGLDTDISKELLVHVNLAMQTLDEQGLSPYRTFDSISKFAELLGASKGTNFSPRITKHKITEKTEIILIEPPCGSNTIIINSDGKYLFIDSGYACYTEEMLSIFKDIIPEFNDIKKTILITHADVDHCGLLPVFDEILASHKTAMCLRKEYNGKNGYREENSLHKPYINICKLLTSYKTVNPDKVTALWNNVENLAEPLTQIGFFEFGELHFEVYEGQGGHLPGEIVLIDYRNHIAFTGDIYINVHGLTREQAEYNQYAPILMTSVDTNPTLCAEERKAVLQRLGVGKWQIYGAHGFKKDYSVNV, encoded by the coding sequence ATGAAAAAAACATATATAACATCCATGCCAAACCGTATTGGTGCGTTTTTGAAAGCGAGCAAGTGCTTCTCGGCATTGGGAATTAATATTACGCGTGTAAGCTATAACAAGGCAGTAGATTCGCATACGTTATTTATAGATGCAGAAGGAACTGAGGAACAGCTTAAAAAAGCAGACAGAGAACTTGAAAAGATTGGTTATCTTCAAAATAACAACGCCAAAACAAGCATTGTTTTATTGGAGTTCTGTCTTAAAGATGTTCCCGGAAGCGTTACCGATGTTTTGACGCTTATTGACAGGTTTAATTTTAACATATCTTATATAAGTTCACAGGAGAATGGAACAAATTATCAGTATTTTAAGATGGGCTTGTATGTGGATGATTCGCAAAAAATATCTGAATTTTTGAAAGAAGTCGAAAAAATATGTAAAGTTCGAATGATAGACTACAACAGTTCAGAAAAGGTTTATGATAACAGTATTTTTTACAATACCTATGTTATGGGTCTGGCGCAGACTATGGGGTTAGACACTGATATAAGCAAAGAACTTTTAGTACATGTAAATCTTGCCATGCAGACGTTGGACGAGCAGGGGTTGTCTCCATATCGTACCTTTGACAGTATCAGCAAATTTGCAGAATTACTCGGGGCATCAAAAGGAACAAATTTTTCTCCGCGTATAACGAAACACAAAATCACTGAAAAAACCGAAATAATATTGATAGAACCGCCTTGCGGAAGTAACACAATCATTATAAACAGTGACGGAAAATATTTGTTTATAGACAGTGGGTATGCTTGTTATACAGAAGAAATGCTAAGCATATTTAAAGATATTATACCTGAATTTAACGATATTAAAAAAACAATACTTATAACACATGCGGATGTTGACCATTGCGGACTGTTGCCTGTGTTTGATGAGATTCTTGCCAGCCATAAAACAGCAATGTGCCTAAGGAAAGAATATAACGGAAAAAACGGATATCGAGAGGAAAATTCCCTACACAAACCATATATCAATATTTGTAAATTACTTACTTCTTATAAAACGGTTAATCCCGATAAGGTTACGGCATTGTGGAATAATGTGGAGAATCTCGCGGAACCGCTCACGCAAATTGGCTTTTTTGAGTTCGGAGAACTCCATTTTGAGGTATATGAGGGGCAGGGCGGACACCTTCCCGGTGAAATCGTTCTGATTGACTATCGGAATCACATTGCATTTACCGGTGATATTTATATTAACGTCCACGGATTAACACGAGAGCAGGCAGAATATAATCAATATGCGCCTATCCTTATGACATCTGTGGATACCAACCCTACGCTTTGTGCAGAAGAAAGAAAAGCGGTTCTGCAAAGACTTGGTGTAGGAAAATGGCAAATTTACGGTGCGCATGGATTTAAAAAGGACTATTCGGTTAATGTATAG
- a CDS encoding alginate lyase family protein, which yields MKISDRKFFCELIDMSTINKIVDCEKYIQQEDFLKCREIFADYFRKIIKPEIFFDVIKGETFDPEKVIDKAENACRHYMVSCGKGYDFKGEKVDWEFNPTDNDYREWPWQLNRHEEWLNLARAYRITKDKKYVDAFVELFESWLEQAIAPPVGTSGWETVCWRTIECGIRQGLKWPEIIHSFYDALPDNVLVDWTKSVWEHANRLYNDNTGQHKMSNWFLMELNGLMHISIIYPFFKDSQKWFDFCMDSFMRCIDLQIYPDGAQFELTTDYQYVTILNYIKPIKLCNGYGKSVPQKMLDAVEKMLMFYVRFMRPDRKSPCINDGSFMDVKKVIKLSEGLFENNAYFKWVLGKEADEPKEKSYVFEYPGLATLRSGYGSDDSFVFFDGGVFGAGHQHEDKLSLTFFADGYQTLCEGNSYAYDDSPMRKYVKSTFAHNTGCVDGMGQNRRKDYKWDGAITEKSNLKFHLTDELDALSAVYDEGYGENADKIATHRRNVYYVKKHKNLNPFLIVCDRFEGSSEHSYEIMWHLDADSIDVKDTDVKANTLHIFVNNNSETQMEISRGKVSEKMQGWIADSTVQGDYRPIYNLSYLKKCDKARFVTLIYPDGGKECEIVCIKASDDLNNREVEICFSDGSVYKFVEPQI from the coding sequence ATGAAAATAAGTGATAGAAAATTTTTTTGTGAATTAATAGATATGTCAACAATCAACAAAATAGTTGATTGTGAAAAATATATCCAACAGGAAGATTTTTTGAAATGCAGAGAAATTTTTGCTGATTATTTTCGTAAAATAATAAAGCCTGAGATTTTTTTTGATGTCATAAAGGGTGAAACCTTTGACCCGGAAAAAGTGATTGATAAAGCAGAGAACGCTTGTCGTCATTATATGGTGTCATGTGGAAAAGGTTATGATTTTAAAGGTGAAAAAGTTGACTGGGAGTTTAATCCTACAGATAATGATTACCGTGAGTGGCCATGGCAATTAAACCGTCACGAAGAATGGTTGAATTTAGCAAGAGCATACCGTATTACAAAGGATAAAAAATATGTGGATGCGTTTGTTGAATTGTTTGAGAGCTGGCTTGAACAGGCAATAGCACCTCCTGTTGGAACATCGGGATGGGAAACTGTCTGTTGGAGAACTATAGAATGTGGTATTCGTCAGGGATTAAAATGGCCGGAAATTATTCATAGTTTTTATGATGCTCTACCTGACAATGTCTTGGTAGATTGGACGAAATCTGTGTGGGAACACGCAAACAGATTGTATAATGATAATACAGGTCAACATAAGATGAGCAACTGGTTTTTGATGGAACTGAACGGATTAATGCATATAAGCATTATATATCCGTTCTTTAAAGATTCACAGAAGTGGTTTGATTTTTGTATGGACAGTTTTATGAGATGTATTGATTTGCAAATCTATCCCGACGGAGCGCAGTTTGAACTCACGACAGATTATCAGTATGTTACGATATTAAACTACATAAAACCGATAAAACTTTGCAATGGGTACGGGAAAAGTGTTCCGCAAAAAATGCTTGATGCTGTTGAAAAAATGCTTATGTTTTATGTAAGATTTATGCGTCCTGACCGAAAATCTCCATGTATAAATGACGGCTCTTTTATGGATGTAAAAAAGGTAATTAAACTATCGGAAGGACTTTTTGAGAATAATGCGTATTTTAAGTGGGTTTTGGGGAAAGAAGCTGATGAGCCGAAGGAAAAATCCTATGTGTTTGAATATCCCGGATTGGCAACCCTGAGAAGCGGATATGGGAGCGATGACAGTTTTGTGTTCTTTGACGGTGGCGTATTTGGAGCCGGACATCAGCATGAGGATAAACTTTCATTAACATTTTTTGCGGATGGGTATCAGACCCTGTGTGAGGGAAATAGTTATGCATATGATGATTCTCCGATGCGAAAATATGTTAAATCAACCTTCGCACACAATACCGGATGTGTGGACGGAATGGGACAAAACAGAAGAAAAGATTATAAGTGGGATGGTGCAATCACAGAAAAAAGCAATTTGAAATTCCACCTTACAGATGAGCTTGATGCGTTGAGTGCCGTATATGATGAGGGGTACGGCGAGAACGCCGATAAGATTGCTACACACAGAAGAAATGTATACTATGTGAAAAAGCATAAGAATTTAAATCCTTTTTTGATAGTGTGCGATAGGTTTGAAGGAAGTAGTGAACATTCATATGAGATTATGTGGCATCTTGATGCTGATTCCATAGATGTAAAAGATACAGATGTAAAGGCGAACACACTCCATATTTTTGTTAATAACAATAGCGAAACGCAGATGGAAATTTCAAGAGGAAAAGTATCAGAAAAGATGCAGGGATGGATTGCTGACAGCACAGTTCAGGGGGATTACAGACCGATATATAATTTGAGTTATTTGAAAAAATGTGATAAAGCAAGGTTTGTAACACTTATCTATCCTGATGGCGGTAAAGAATGTGAAATTGTCTGCATAAAAGCATCGGATGATTTAAATAACAGAGAAGTAGAGATTTGTTTTTCGGATGGTTCCGTATACAAGTTTGTTGAGCCACAGATATAA
- a CDS encoding histidine phosphatase family protein, translated as MTTLILIRHGESEANRQGIFAGQIDPDLQNKGVKQAQATAKFIAENYKVEKIYSSDLQRAYKTALCLAEETGLTVEKDKNLREIFAGKWEGEKFSELCIEFPESYAVWMNHIGKAGCDGGETVKQLGDRIMQTLTKIAEENDGKTVAIATHATPIRAAQSIIQSGSVEEMENIPWVSNASVTVFAFNNNTWKIVAVSQDAHLAELKTELPSNV; from the coding sequence GTGACAACATTGATTTTAATCCGACACGGTGAAAGTGAAGCAAACCGACAAGGCATATTTGCAGGTCAGATTGACCCGGATTTGCAGAATAAAGGTGTAAAACAGGCACAGGCAACCGCAAAGTTTATTGCGGAAAATTATAAGGTGGAAAAAATCTATTCCAGCGACTTACAGCGCGCTTATAAAACGGCTTTGTGCCTGGCAGAAGAAACCGGTCTGACGGTTGAAAAAGATAAAAATCTTCGCGAAATTTTTGCCGGAAAGTGGGAAGGCGAGAAATTCAGCGAGTTATGCATAGAATTTCCTGAGTCGTATGCTGTGTGGATGAATCATATAGGTAAAGCCGGCTGTGACGGCGGCGAAACGGTAAAACAGCTTGGCGACAGAATTATGCAGACACTTACCAAAATCGCCGAAGAAAATGACGGAAAAACTGTGGCCATTGCAACCCATGCAACCCCTATCCGTGCAGCGCAAAGTATAATCCAAAGTGGGTCGGTTGAAGAAATGGAAAACATTCCGTGGGTGTCCAATGCATCAGTAACGGTTTTTGCATTTAACAATAACACCTGGAAAATAGTCGCAGTAAGCCAGGACGCACACTTAGCAGAGCTTAAAACCGAACTCCCGTCGAATGTCTGA
- a CDS encoding bifunctional 4-hydroxy-2-oxoglutarate aldolase/2-dehydro-3-deoxy-phosphogluconate aldolase, translated as MNILQEVYNIGIIPVIKINDASKAVPLAKALIEGGLAAAEVTFRTDAAEDAIRAISTAYPDMLVGAGTVLTIEQAQRALNAGAKFIVSPGFNPKVVKWCLDNGVTPLPGCTTPSEIEGALELGLDVVKFFPAEQSGGLAKIKAMSAPYGNVKFMPTGGVSLDNVNEYLANKKILACGGSFMVKESYIDEENWDEIVKLTKQSVDTMLGLEIAHIGINSDNDAEAKKTAEMFAMLLGKPLEKDTAKSVFVTSQFEVMKSKGPGKCGHIAILTNNVERAIYHLGLRGVKFNEESATFNDDGTRKFIYLAEEFGGFGIHLMQKK; from the coding sequence ATGAACATTTTACAGGAAGTTTATAATATCGGTATTATTCCGGTTATTAAAATCAATGACGCAAGCAAAGCGGTACCGCTGGCTAAAGCTTTAATCGAAGGCGGTCTTGCGGCAGCTGAGGTTACTTTCAGAACCGATGCGGCTGAAGATGCTATCCGTGCCATTTCCACCGCATATCCCGATATGTTGGTTGGTGCAGGTACAGTACTTACCATTGAACAGGCACAGCGTGCCTTAAACGCAGGTGCAAAATTTATCGTAAGCCCCGGCTTTAACCCCAAAGTGGTTAAATGGTGCCTGGATAACGGTGTAACACCCCTTCCGGGCTGCACCACACCTTCTGAAATTGAAGGTGCTCTGGAATTGGGTCTGGATGTAGTAAAATTTTTCCCGGCAGAGCAGAGTGGCGGTCTGGCTAAAATCAAGGCAATGTCCGCACCTTACGGCAACGTAAAATTCATGCCCACCGGCGGTGTTTCTTTGGATAACGTGAACGAATACCTCGCAAACAAGAAAATCTTGGCTTGTGGCGGTAGCTTCATGGTAAAAGAAAGCTATATCGACGAAGAAAACTGGGATGAAATCGTAAAGCTCACCAAGCAGTCGGTAGACACCATGCTCGGTCTTGAAATTGCACACATCGGTATCAACAGTGATAACGATGCAGAAGCGAAGAAAACAGCAGAAATGTTTGCAATGCTTTTGGGTAAGCCCCTCGAAAAGGATACCGCAAAGAGCGTATTTGTAACCTCTCAGTTTGAAGTGATGAAGTCCAAAGGCCCCGGCAAATGCGGACACATTGCAATCCTTACCAACAATGTAGAACGTGCAATTTATCACTTAGGTCTCCGCGGTGTGAAATTCAACGAAGAAAGTGCTACATTTAACGATGACGGCACCAGAAAGTTTATCTATCTGGCAGAAGAATTCGGCGGTTTTGGCATACATCTGATGCAGAAAAAATAA
- a CDS encoding sugar kinase: MAKVVTMGEIMLRLSTPNNERFLQADEFDACYGGGEANVAVSLANYGHDAEFVTKVPQNPIGECAVAALRKMNVKTENIARGGERLGIYFLETGAAMRASNVVYDRAHSSISTAVAADFEFDKIFDGCDWFHFTGITPAVSDAAAELTEIALKAAKAKGVKVSCDLNFRKKLWSSEKAQRIMTNLMQYVDVCIGNEEDAEKVLGFKPGETDVTSGELELAGYKSIFEQMVEKFNFEYVISSLRVSHSASDNGWSACIYSRDTKEFYHSREYRITPIVDRVGGGDSFAAGVICGMLDGKDFKSALEFGVAASALKHTIPGDMNIVTRAEVDNLVGGDGSGRVQR; encoded by the coding sequence ATGGCAAAGGTAGTAACAATGGGCGAAATTATGCTTCGCTTATCCACACCTAACAACGAAAGATTTTTGCAGGCAGACGAATTTGATGCTTGCTACGGCGGCGGTGAAGCCAATGTGGCAGTATCCTTGGCAAATTACGGTCATGACGCAGAATTCGTAACCAAGGTTCCGCAGAACCCCATTGGCGAATGTGCGGTTGCAGCACTTCGCAAGATGAATGTTAAGACCGAAAACATCGCACGCGGTGGTGAAAGACTTGGTATCTATTTCTTAGAAACCGGTGCGGCAATGCGTGCATCCAACGTAGTTTATGACAGAGCACATTCTTCTATCTCTACCGCTGTTGCGGCAGACTTTGAATTTGATAAGATTTTTGACGGCTGTGACTGGTTCCATTTCACAGGCATTACTCCCGCTGTATCCGATGCGGCTGCAGAACTGACCGAAATTGCATTAAAAGCGGCTAAGGCAAAGGGTGTTAAAGTTTCTTGCGACTTAAACTTCAGAAAGAAACTCTGGTCCAGCGAAAAGGCACAGAGAATCATGACCAACCTCATGCAGTATGTAGATGTCTGCATCGGTAACGAAGAAGATGCGGAAAAAGTATTAGGCTTCAAACCCGGTGAAACCGATGTAACCAGCGGTGAATTGGAGCTTGCAGGCTACAAGAGCATTTTTGAACAGATGGTTGAAAAGTTTAACTTTGAATATGTAATTTCTTCTTTGCGTGTATCTCATTCTGCATCTGATAACGGCTGGTCCGCTTGCATTTATTCCAGAGATACAAAAGAATTCTATCATTCCAGAGAATACAGAATCACACCTATCGTTGACCGTGTAGGTGGCGGTGACAGCTTTGCGGCAGGCGTAATCTGCGGTATGCTGGACGGTAAAGATTTCAAATCTGCATTAGAATTTGGTGTTGCGGCATCTGCATTAAAGCACACCATCCCCGGAGATATGAACATTGTAACCCGTGCAGAGGTTGACAATCTGGTTGGCGGCGACGGCAGCGGTCGTGTGCAGAGATAA